A genomic stretch from Candidatus Hydrogenisulfobacillus filiaventi includes:
- a CDS encoding protein of unknown function (Evidence 5 : Unknown function): MSLRNRLEGEGLGMGGFLVRVAQGRGAGLGDVTVEAASAREAAMIVSRRFPASDRAALLFLVVPVGQAGATVGIEYDAFGSRVDRR, translated from the coding sequence ATGAGCCTGCGGAATCGTCTGGAGGGGGAGGGCCTGGGCATGGGCGGGTTTCTGGTGCGGGTGGCGCAAGGGCGCGGCGCAGGACTGGGCGACGTGACGGTGGAGGCCGCGTCCGCGCGCGAGGCTGCGATGATCGTCTCCCGCCGATTCCCCGCGTCGGATCGGGCGGCTCTGCTGTTCCTGGTGGTGCCCGTCGGTCAGGCTGGCGCCACGGTTGGGATCGAGTACGATGCGTTCGGATCGAGGGTGGACAGGCGATGA
- a CDS encoding protein of unknown function (Evidence 5 : Unknown function) — protein MVDTDFAWGHRPAIVPVMGGVEIHAACRASAARVASTFLREEDFSRVVVLRRGYNAMTAATIVGSAVVWSYADHHGMELVAVLRRGGEFEMWLPGHHGHGPGARWRGVVREDGSIDWRRLPSGPALSV, from the coding sequence ATGGTGGACACGGATTTCGCCTGGGGGCATCGCCCAGCCATCGTGCCGGTGATGGGCGGCGTGGAGATTCACGCCGCATGCCGCGCTTCGGCGGCCCGCGTTGCCTCCACGTTTCTGCGGGAGGAGGACTTCTCCCGCGTGGTGGTTCTGCGCCGCGGCTACAACGCCATGACCGCCGCGACGATCGTCGGCTCGGCCGTGGTGTGGTCGTATGCCGATCACCACGGCATGGAGCTGGTGGCCGTGCTGCGCAGAGGCGGCGAGTTCGAGATGTGGCTGCCTGGGCACCACGGGCATGGTCCCGGTGCCCGATGGCGTGGCGTGGTGAGGGAGGACGGATCCATTGACTGGCGTCGTCTGCCGTCCGGCCCGGCGCTGAGCGTATGA
- a CDS encoding protein of unknown function (Evidence 5 : Unknown function) — MDKQNKLNEKESAFLARWTSAAGPEVDEVMILEKDGDTVVLVGWRGCGTARIGLADLIRTLRRMGVDPASAEMEADDDGPTLFLSFPI; from the coding sequence ATGGACAAGCAGAACAAGCTGAACGAGAAGGAATCGGCTTTCCTGGCTAGATGGACCTCAGCCGCCGGACCGGAGGTGGACGAGGTGATGATCCTGGAAAAGGACGGCGACACCGTCGTCCTGGTTGGTTGGCGGGGATGTGGCACCGCTCGGATCGGCCTCGCCGATCTGATCCGCACGTTGCGGCGGATGGGCGTGGATCCGGCGTCGGCGGAGATGGAGGCGGACGACGACGGTCCAACTCTCTTTTTGTCGTTTCCCATCTAG
- a CDS encoding protein of unknown function (Evidence 5 : Unknown function), giving the protein MLKAVILDLGNTLIEEVEDRAAPLDRLPVVAKAGAETLLTCCRAQGWALALLSNTVQSDEKVLRRLLRRLGWHDWFAVVRGTCSEGSSHRPGKPAAVVFEEVLQALGCAPAEAVMVGDTWAADIVGATAVGMHAIWVGPTAPDHPQPDTGHPMVFVGHAQDIAQVVPCLLRLRDALA; this is encoded by the coding sequence TTGCTCAAGGCGGTCATCCTGGATTTGGGCAACACCCTCATCGAGGAAGTCGAGGATCGTGCGGCACCGCTCGATCGCCTGCCGGTTGTCGCAAAAGCTGGCGCGGAGACCCTGCTGACCTGCTGCCGCGCCCAAGGATGGGCGCTGGCCTTGCTCTCGAATACCGTGCAATCCGACGAGAAGGTGCTGCGCCGGCTTTTGCGACGCCTGGGATGGCACGATTGGTTTGCCGTGGTGCGCGGCACCTGTTCCGAGGGGTCCAGCCACCGGCCGGGCAAACCCGCCGCGGTGGTCTTTGAGGAGGTGCTGCAGGCGTTGGGATGCGCCCCGGCCGAAGCCGTGATGGTCGGAGACACCTGGGCCGCGGATATCGTGGGCGCCACCGCCGTGGGCATGCACGCCATCTGGGTCGGCCCCACCGCCCCCGATCATCCACAGCCGGACACTGGGCATCCCATGGTGTTCGTGGGACACGCCCAAGACATCGCGCAGGTCGTGCCGTGCCTGCTGCGCCTGCGGGACGCGCTGGCATAG
- a CDS encoding protein of unknown function (Evidence 5 : Unknown function), whose translation MGLWLLVGRWWARQTATFRSDPTWLSAARDLEAAFAREVPPTASEGAIRAWIAARREHGSPEQAVLLDDLARVLATPWAL comes from the coding sequence ATGGGTTTGTGGCTGCTGGTGGGGCGCTGGTGGGCTCGTCAGACCGCGACCTTTCGCTCGGATCCCACCTGGCTGTCCGCCGCTCGGGATCTGGAGGCCGCGTTTGCCCGCGAGGTGCCCCCGACCGCGAGCGAGGGCGCGATTCGGGCGTGGATTGCGGCCCGGCGCGAACACGGGTCCCCGGAGCAGGCGGTGCTGCTGGACGATCTGGCGCGGGTGCTGGCCACGCCGTGGGCCCTGTGA
- a CDS encoding protein of unknown function (Evidence 5 : Unknown function), translated as MRLTTPVPLTFPPGDPLRLLAMQHAAEAAWANALLDWRAKGWPLVTARTGWRALPVGSWALRWGQPAVVTVDTPDRLVVYDLAVVLYRTGADTAAVGWRLEARVDRAREIRWAWIGQDDLPAVPRLGAVDWMDVLVSVPVRGRILPPSAAARSG; from the coding sequence ATGCGGCTGACCACCCCGGTTCCCCTCACGTTCCCGCCCGGGGATCCCCTGCGCCTCCTGGCGATGCAGCACGCCGCCGAGGCGGCCTGGGCGAACGCGCTCCTGGATTGGCGCGCCAAAGGCTGGCCGCTCGTGACCGCCCGCACGGGCTGGCGCGCCTTGCCCGTGGGTAGTTGGGCCCTGCGCTGGGGTCAGCCGGCCGTCGTGACGGTCGACACCCCCGACCGCCTGGTGGTGTACGACCTGGCGGTGGTCCTGTACCGGACTGGGGCCGACACCGCCGCCGTGGGCTGGCGGCTTGAGGCCCGGGTGGACCGGGCCCGGGAAATCCGCTGGGCCTGGATCGGACAGGACGACCTGCCCGCCGTGCCGCGGCTGGGCGCGGTGGATTGGATGGATGTCCTGGTCTCGGTGCCGGTTCGCGGCCGCATCCTGCCTCCCTCGGCGGCGGCCCGGAGCGGCTGA
- a CDS encoding protein of unknown function (Evidence 5 : Unknown function), which translates to MPVILACWGPAPPGGASLLPAGPVTRERAFLAAFAWASAQAAVDGVILYLPATHEALLGALAAFRLAFPQPVPVELRERTRAGSWRPSVRYRVGGGRWDRMEVPPCG; encoded by the coding sequence ATGCCCGTCATCCTGGCCTGCTGGGGCCCCGCGCCCCCCGGTGGCGCCAGCCTGCTGCCGGCCGGTCCCGTCACCCGGGAACGGGCCTTCCTGGCGGCCTTCGCCTGGGCATCCGCCCAGGCGGCGGTGGATGGCGTGATCCTGTACCTGCCCGCCACCCATGAGGCCCTGCTGGGGGCGCTGGCCGCCTTCCGACTGGCCTTCCCGCAGCCCGTCCCCGTCGAGCTCCGGGAACGGACCCGGGCTGGATCCTGGCGGCCGTCCGTCCGCTACCGCGTGGGCGGCGGGCGCTGGGACCGGATGGAGGTGCCCCCATGCGGCTGA
- a CDS encoding protein of unknown function (Evidence 5 : Unknown function) — translation MPARSEQHPGGGVAGPLVLFVCLAEGGASMSWLQDPMAAARIARDPAAFAQALAEPDTRRFLRWILRGIARPSGDAQTDWEAWAAEELWLALQRYRPEAGTQPSTYLAPVIRTRLQRWAQRLHRPGGLRDVPASRVPTVEPLDAADGPGWAERIGDAATDPLTRASRLPGGLWTTSRHQAASAKEVLPDARHPGLLGPRAPRWRQPAAGRSRHPGTGLPGGLRLGIRPGGGGWRDPVPARHP, via the coding sequence ATGCCTGCCCGTTCAGAGCAGCACCCCGGTGGTGGCGTTGCTGGCCCGCTGGTCTTGTTCGTCTGCCTCGCGGAAGGAGGGGCATCCATGTCCTGGCTGCAAGACCCGATGGCGGCGGCCCGGATCGCGCGCGATCCGGCCGCCTTCGCCCAAGCCCTGGCGGAGCCGGACACCCGCCGGTTTCTCCGGTGGATCCTCCGCGGCATCGCCCGGCCTTCCGGCGATGCCCAGACGGATTGGGAGGCCTGGGCGGCCGAGGAACTCTGGCTGGCCCTGCAGCGGTACCGGCCCGAGGCCGGGACGCAGCCCAGCACCTATCTGGCACCGGTCATCCGGACCCGGCTGCAGCGCTGGGCCCAGCGGCTGCACCGCCCGGGCGGCCTCCGGGATGTCCCCGCGTCCCGGGTCCCGACCGTGGAGCCGCTGGACGCCGCGGACGGGCCCGGATGGGCCGAACGGATCGGCGACGCGGCCACCGACCCGCTGACCCGGGCTTCCCGCCTGCCGGGCGGCTTGTGGACCACCAGCCGCCACCAGGCCGCTTCCGCGAAGGAGGTGCTTCCCGATGCCCGTCATCCTGGCCTGCTGGGGCCCCGCGCCCCCCGGTGGCGCCAGCCTGCTGCCGGCCGGTCCCGTCACCCGGGAACGGGCCTTCCTGGCGGCCTTCGCCTGGGCATCCGCCCAGGCGGCGGTGGATGGCGTGATCCTGTACCTGCCCGCCACCCATGA
- a CDS encoding exported protein of unknown function (Evidence 5 : Unknown function) — protein MPRRIHRRNRRVSGSARAWAKAAGSRAIRAAAIGSCSQDMDAPPSARQTNKTSGPATPPPGCCSERAGITGRPARRRAVQGLMIGEADAQFGQPLPPGRILAGPGMVAGFRLLDVGSAVVIGTQGVDSGLAAPAPRRSAHEGSPAFWQGWEADPYNRRLGNAVGKCPGRRLLRLPEFFPEGALARQDGKEGDRRPKVRSSESFSGPAGFLTGHGLYTRAVNQTSGGAISGGGESLAASRQWHHSATVNAPDSVRGTVICRCIALASALGSRQGLSGLPHMREPAGRLGRNAARGWIDGDEFGHVSRDV, from the coding sequence ATGCCGCGGAGGATCCACCGGAGAAACCGGCGGGTGTCCGGCTCCGCCAGGGCTTGGGCGAAGGCGGCCGGATCGCGCGCGATCCGGGCCGCCGCCATCGGGTCTTGCAGCCAGGACATGGATGCCCCTCCTTCCGCGAGGCAGACGAACAAGACCAGCGGGCCAGCAACGCCACCACCGGGGTGCTGCTCTGAACGGGCAGGCATAACCGGACGGCCTGCGCGCCGCCGGGCCGTTCAAGGGCTAATGATTGGAGAGGCGGATGCCCAGTTCGGCCAGCCGCTCCCGCCGGGCCGGATCCTGGCCGGCCCAGGCATGGTAGCGGGCTTCCGCCTCCTGGACGTGGGCAGTGCAGTAGTGATAGGAACCCAAGGTGTGGACAGCGGGCTGGCCGCACCAGCACCGCGGCGGAGTGCTCATGAGGGATCACCGGCTTTCTGGCAGGGGTGGGAAGCGGACCCTTACAACCGGCGCTTGGGCAATGCCGTGGGGAAGTGTCCCGGTCGCAGGTTGTTGCGCCTTCCGGAATTTTTTCCGGAAGGCGCTCTTGCAAGGCAGGACGGGAAAGAGGGGGACCGGCGGCCAAAGGTCAGGTCCTCGGAATCGTTCTCAGGGCCGGCTGGATTCCTCACGGGGCACGGGCTGTATACTAGGGCTGTAAACCAAACCTCCGGAGGTGCCATCTCCGGGGGCGGTGAGAGCCTGGCGGCGTCCCGCCAGTGGCACCACAGCGCAACCGTCAACGCGCCGGACAGCGTCAGGGGAACGGTTATCTGCAGGTGCATCGCCCTCGCCTCTGCTCTAGGAAGTCGCCAAGGGCTTAGCGGGCTTCCGCATATGCGGGAGCCCGCTGGGCGTTTGGGGCGCAATGCGGCACGTGGCTGGATCGACGGGGACGAATTCGGGCACGTTAGCCGGGATGTTTGA
- a CDS encoding protein of unknown function (Evidence 5 : Unknown function), producing MSTPPRCWCGQPAVHTLGSYHYCTAHVQEAEARYHAWAGQDPARRERLAELGIRLSNH from the coding sequence ATGAGCACTCCGCCGCGGTGCTGGTGCGGCCAGCCCGCTGTCCACACCTTGGGTTCCTATCACTACTGCACTGCCCACGTCCAGGAGGCGGAAGCCCGCTACCATGCCTGGGCCGGCCAGGATCCGGCCCGGCGGGAGCGGCTGGCCGAACTGGGCATCCGCCTCTCCAATCATTAG
- a CDS encoding PIN domain-containing protein, translating to MPAGWNPMRALVDTNLLVYAAGLRTTRERQQEAIAVLDAVRGDAALTVQSLAEFSAVALREGMPPAQCRDLVAAYQRSWTVLAPSAQTVASALAAVAAHVLSFWDAMQWAVAREHGLQEMLTEDGPTEAVIEGVRFRNPLKHPG from the coding sequence ATGCCGGCCGGCTGGAATCCGATGCGCGCCCTCGTTGACACGAATTTACTCGTCTATGCGGCGGGCCTGCGCACCACGCGGGAACGCCAGCAGGAAGCGATCGCCGTGTTGGATGCGGTGCGGGGCGATGCCGCGTTAACCGTGCAGAGTCTGGCGGAATTCAGCGCCGTCGCCCTACGCGAGGGCATGCCGCCCGCGCAATGCCGGGACTTGGTCGCAGCGTATCAACGGTCGTGGACGGTCCTCGCCCCTTCGGCTCAAACCGTCGCGTCGGCCTTGGCGGCGGTGGCCGCGCACGTCCTCAGCTTCTGGGACGCCATGCAGTGGGCGGTGGCCCGGGAACACGGGTTGCAGGAAATGCTCACCGAGGATGGCCCGACGGAGGCGGTAATCGAGGGCGTGCGCTTCCGCAATCCGCTCAAACATCCCGGCTAA
- a CDS encoding putative Ribbon-helix-helix protein, copG family (Evidence 3 : Putative function from multiple computational evidences) produces the protein MIRKQIYLRAEDNARLKEIARRAHKSEAAVIREALTRQWQTAQEADQAWADLKARLLALPAASAHTPFRREDAYAGRLESDARPR, from the coding sequence ATGATCCGCAAGCAGATTTACCTGCGGGCCGAGGACAACGCGCGGCTCAAGGAGATTGCCCGGCGGGCGCATAAATCCGAGGCGGCCGTGATCCGGGAAGCCCTGACACGCCAATGGCAAACCGCCCAGGAAGCGGACCAGGCTTGGGCGGATTTGAAGGCCCGCCTGCTCGCACTGCCGGCCGCCTCCGCCCACACCCCATTCCGGCGGGAAGACGCGTATGCCGGCCGGCTGGAATCCGATGCGCGCCCTCGTTGA
- a CDS encoding protein of unknown function (Evidence 5 : Unknown function) yields MYLLVFRPKRRASLYWHRRRLLWDRSLEEVRAFLPGQGSAQAAALTALLERLS; encoded by the coding sequence ATGTATCTGCTGGTGTTCCGCCCCAAGCGCCGGGCCAGCCTGTATTGGCACCGCCGCCGGCTCTTGTGGGATCGCTCCTTGGAAGAGGTGCGGGCCTTCCTGCCCGGCCAGGGCAGCGCCCAAGCCGCCGCGCTCACGGCGCTGCTGGAGCGGCTGTCCTGA
- a CDS encoding protein of unknown function (Evidence 5 : Unknown function): MSCGPRRLLQALLHDCDDSRLPGAALAQRWLTALDREPGFEVLTLRQWRTLRAALDDLAAAPADAARRATVRAFAEAMLPAVPAGTAEEAVAAYRRLLRLVDVE, translated from the coding sequence ATGTCCTGTGGCCCCCGCCGCCTGCTCCAAGCGCTGCTCCACGACTGTGACGATTCCCGCCTTCCCGGCGCCGCCCTGGCGCAGCGCTGGCTGACCGCCCTCGACCGGGAACCCGGCTTCGAAGTATTGACGCTGCGCCAGTGGCGCACCCTCCGGGCCGCCCTGGACGACCTGGCGGCGGCGCCGGCCGACGCCGCCCGCCGCGCCACCGTCCGGGCTTTCGCGGAGGCGATGCTCCCCGCCGTCCCCGCCGGGACGGCGGAGGAGGCCGTTGCCGCCTATCGGCGCCTGCTCCGGTTGGTGGACGTCGAGTAG
- a CDS encoding protein of unknown function (Evidence 5 : Unknown function) translates to MPDRGLLAAAEALLALEEAAAQPPSLDARPLVVRAFDAFLQQALMAAQGRLVLRDDVLFRRLVVRSTSIALLFSYPVFDPVLNPLRPWTVHLFFADDLVLTWWEDHWAYPDGSSWHGQELFLDSLLAPLGQDSFRCRRGPLLLAVESACLERTRISSGGQIMGLEMYLNRTAHPDAPRLLERWNALARLAPFESSLLDEVRQEAQRIWDALSLEEMGYWYKAIAIHRWFVDRVQDGVDDYRLALVPYSDLRTLRDTVVTVLAHPERAPDLLPMPDGFAVDHDEYRKDLQRTLTILNPILADPDSPRFTWVYNAYNPLAPLERLR, encoded by the coding sequence ATGCCGGATCGTGGCCTGCTGGCGGCCGCTGAAGCGCTCCTGGCGCTGGAGGAGGCGGCTGCCCAGCCCCCGTCCCTCGATGCCCGGCCGCTCGTGGTCCGTGCATTTGATGCCTTCTTGCAACAAGCACTAATGGCCGCGCAAGGGCGCCTGGTCCTCCGGGACGATGTGCTGTTCCGACGCCTCGTCGTACGCAGCACCTCCATCGCCCTACTGTTCTCCTATCCGGTCTTTGATCCGGTCCTTAATCCCTTGCGGCCCTGGACCGTGCACTTGTTTTTCGCCGATGATCTGGTCCTGACGTGGTGGGAGGATCACTGGGCATACCCGGACGGATCTTCCTGGCACGGTCAGGAACTCTTTCTGGATTCGCTCCTTGCGCCGCTGGGCCAGGATTCGTTCCGTTGCCGGAGGGGTCCGCTCCTCCTAGCAGTCGAAAGCGCGTGCCTCGAGCGCACGCGAATATCATCAGGAGGTCAGATTATGGGCCTGGAAATGTACCTGAATCGCACCGCCCACCCTGACGCCCCGCGCTTGCTGGAGCGTTGGAACGCCCTCGCCCGTCTCGCCCCGTTTGAGTCCTCCCTCCTGGATGAGGTGAGGCAAGAGGCCCAGCGCATTTGGGACGCGCTGAGTCTGGAAGAGATGGGGTACTGGTACAAGGCCATCGCCATCCATCGTTGGTTTGTGGACCGTGTTCAGGACGGCGTGGATGATTACCGCCTCGCGCTGGTTCCCTACAGCGATCTCCGCACCCTCCGCGATACCGTCGTTACCGTGCTGGCCCATCCCGAGCGGGCACCGGACCTGCTGCCCATGCCGGACGGATTTGCGGTGGACCATGACGAGTATCGGAAGGATTTACAGCGCACCCTGACCATTCTGAATCCGATCCTGGCGGACCCGGATTCCCCCCGGTTCACCTGGGTCTACAACGCCTACAACCCCTTGGCGCCGCTGGAGCGGCTGCGCTGA
- a CDS encoding protein of unknown function (Evidence 5 : Unknown function): MATCTNVQDAPEGHRFLALMLLKMLAAIGLVMTLFAGVPMLWYQVQAQQARANYKSFARTVPALPRRVANAMWALQRWDAGDGAHAFPDVGTSVQWIGNAKFITYDVRSPAQNRDQSLVIRVRQGHAIGENPLGRALLTHPDGTVFSLESWMRHN, encoded by the coding sequence ATGGCTACGTGCACCAACGTACAGGACGCCCCAGAGGGGCATCGATTTCTCGCGCTGATGCTTCTTAAGATGCTTGCGGCGATTGGGCTAGTCATGACGCTCTTCGCGGGTGTCCCAATGCTCTGGTATCAGGTCCAGGCGCAGCAAGCCCGCGCCAACTACAAGTCCTTCGCGCGCACGGTCCCCGCGCTGCCCCGCCGGGTGGCCAACGCGATGTGGGCTTTGCAACGCTGGGATGCGGGCGATGGTGCCCACGCCTTCCCTGACGTCGGGACCAGCGTGCAGTGGATAGGGAACGCCAAATTCATCACGTACGATGTGCGTTCCCCCGCCCAGAACCGGGACCAAAGCCTCGTCATCCGCGTGCGGCAGGGCCATGCCATCGGGGAGAACCCGTTGGGCAGAGCCTTGTTGACACACCCCGACGGGACGGTTTTCAGCCTGGAGTCCTGGATGAGGCACAACTAG
- a CDS encoding conserved protein of unknown function (Evidence 4 : Unknown function but conserved in other organisms) gives MLICGSRTWTDRALMAAVIARIPPGSPVVHGGARGADRMADALARARGLAVEVYPADWARYGMAAGPLRDLAMLARGVDVVLAFRAPGPSPGTDHMIRIARAAGVRVWMADAG, from the coding sequence GTGCTCATCTGCGGCAGCCGCACCTGGACCGACCGGGCCCTGATGGCCGCCGTCATCGCCCGCATTCCTCCGGGCAGCCCCGTCGTTCATGGCGGCGCCCGCGGCGCCGACCGGATGGCCGACGCCCTGGCCCGGGCCCGGGGCCTCGCCGTCGAGGTCTACCCCGCCGATTGGGCCCGCTACGGCATGGCGGCTGGGCCCCTTCGGGACCTGGCCATGCTGGCCCGTGGCGTGGACGTGGTGCTGGCGTTCCGGGCGCCCGGCCCCAGCCCGGGGACGGATCACATGATCCGGATTGCCCGGGCGGCCGGGGTGCGGGTATGGATGGCCGATGCGGGCTGA
- a CDS encoding conserved protein of unknown function (Evidence 4 : Unknown function but conserved in other organisms): protein MFGFDRFPHTYDPEADALYVRLGPGPVARQMTVTPAIIADLAANGGLVGLEILDPRHHAEMAARWLASQPMAQPQ from the coding sequence TTGTTCGGCTTTGACCGCTTTCCCCACACGTATGACCCCGAAGCCGACGCCCTGTATGTGCGGTTGGGCCCGGGTCCGGTGGCCCGGCAGATGACCGTCACGCCCGCCATCATCGCCGACCTCGCCGCCAACGGCGGGCTGGTGGGCCTCGAGATCCTCGATCCCCGGCACCACGCCGAGATGGCGGCCCGCTGGCTGGCCAGCCAGCCGATGGCCCAGCCGCAATAA
- a CDS encoding protein of unknown function (Evidence 5 : Unknown function) has product MVSNAMFALVVRGTLAPNGTVVIRVSEIYLWPKCRPSALRTAVGGMRLRRV; this is encoded by the coding sequence GTGGTTTCCAACGCCATGTTCGCGCTGGTGGTGCGCGGGACGCTCGCGCCGAACGGCACGGTGGTAATCCGTGTGAGTGAGATCTACCTCTGGCCTAAATGCCGGCCGAGCGCCCTCCGGACGGCGGTGGGGGGCATGCGTCTGCGACGGGTCTGA
- a CDS encoding protein of unknown function (Evidence 5 : Unknown function), producing the protein MMKGKRQRDDAKAVGIGAQRWDDLVQRRFTDEDVAYVSVLTGWLAEMPIADLHALGLRWRLAVSRAGGEEARRIPASFRGLPPDQIRGLLLSRALLPTTRAFLEAEIRAALRRGLPVGDVEAWSEFWQARRVDPLMAAWLLANHPDLDDAETTAIRFLEGWSSEELATAVREARLDLQPVLAWLGAIRDGSDARLVDDLLADRDRLRAELAAAEARLADAEREIAEIRADADTAMEALIRNHTDCLRRWADRTASRQDEAPLPLLGRRVLVIGDPSHRLGYEAILRAMGAETVRQLDGVTGSRVPNGQWDLVVEVTAWAKHRMDEQLAGIHAPVVWVPTAGLAAFRSALEAWVAEQGKAG; encoded by the coding sequence GTGATGAAGGGCAAGCGACAACGGGACGACGCGAAGGCGGTCGGGATCGGGGCCCAGCGGTGGGATGATCTGGTGCAGCGGCGGTTTACGGACGAGGATGTGGCGTACGTCTCCGTGCTGACGGGATGGCTGGCCGAGATGCCGATCGCGGATCTGCACGCGCTCGGTTTGCGATGGAGGTTGGCCGTGTCGCGTGCCGGCGGGGAGGAGGCGAGACGGATTCCGGCCTCCTTTCGGGGACTGCCCCCGGATCAAATCCGTGGGCTCCTGCTGAGCCGGGCCCTGCTGCCGACGACCCGGGCCTTCCTGGAGGCCGAGATCCGGGCCGCCCTGCGACGGGGTCTGCCCGTTGGGGATGTGGAGGCGTGGTCGGAGTTCTGGCAGGCCAGGAGGGTGGACCCGCTGATGGCGGCATGGCTGCTGGCCAATCATCCGGATTTGGACGATGCGGAGACCACCGCCATCCGGTTCCTGGAGGGCTGGAGCTCCGAGGAGCTGGCGACGGCGGTGCGGGAGGCGCGGCTGGATCTGCAGCCCGTTCTGGCGTGGCTGGGGGCGATCCGGGACGGGTCGGACGCCCGCTTGGTGGATGACCTGCTGGCGGACAGGGATCGGCTGCGGGCCGAGCTGGCCGCGGCCGAGGCGCGGCTGGCGGACGCGGAGCGGGAGATTGCCGAGATCCGGGCCGACGCGGACACCGCCATGGAGGCGTTGATCCGCAACCACACCGACTGCCTGCGGCGGTGGGCGGACCGGACCGCCAGCCGCCAGGACGAGGCGCCGCTTCCGCTGCTCGGGCGCCGGGTGCTGGTGATCGGGGATCCGTCGCATCGCCTGGGCTACGAGGCCATCCTGCGCGCCATGGGGGCGGAGACCGTTCGGCAGCTGGATGGCGTAACCGGGAGTCGGGTGCCCAACGGCCAATGGGATCTGGTGGTGGAGGTGACCGCCTGGGCCAAGCACCGGATGGACGAGCAGCTGGCTGGCATCCATGCCCCCGTGGTGTGGGTGCCGACGGCCGGACTGGCCGCGTTCCGCTCGGCGCTGGAGGCCTGGGTGGCGGAGCAGGGGAAGGCGGGCTGA